GACCTTGTTATTGTAGGGGCGGGATTGGCGGGGCTCACCGCCGCCTACACGCTCAAGAAACTCAAGCCCAAGACAAGCATCCTCGTGATCGAGCGATCGGGGACGGCCGGGGGACTCACGGGCAACTGGGTCGATCACCGCCTTGGGACCAACAAAAAACTCCAGATGCCGATGCATATGATCTTCAACAAGTACGTCAATCTTGTTCCTCTCGTCGAGGAGATTGGCGGCGAGATGACACCGGTTTTTCCTGGATTTACCATCATCACAGGAGATGAGGTGCGACACCGCCTCGAGATGAACGACTGGACCTCCCGTCATCTCCCTCCCCCTTTCCACTCCCTGGGGATGTTTGCCAAACTCAAACTCCCGCTCCGTTCCAAATGGGGGATGATGAAGTTGGCCGCCGTAGCCACCTATTGTGCCGACAAAATTTCACACGGAATCGTTGAACCGCCTGCCGTCCCGAATACCTTGAGCCTGGAAGGGCTGGGCCTCCTGCTTCACATGGATGCCCGCTCACGCCATTTCATGGAGGCGGTCACCCCGAGCATCTATAATACGCACCCCTGGTATACAAGCGCGCCTCGTATCGCAACGGTCATGGCGGGGACAATGACGCTCCATCGCAACGCCCTCCACTATCGTGTCTTCGCAAAAAACTATAACAGTGCCTTTATTGACCGGTTCGTGGAAAAAATCCGTCGAATCGGTGTCGAGTTCCGCTTCTGGACGGAGGCACGAAGGCTGGAAAGCGACACCGAAGGGCAGAAGATCAAGTCGGTCTGGATAAAATCATACGGCCCTGAGGCCGCCGGTTCTTCCCGTTATATGTGCGATAACTGCGGCGCCGAGAACTACAGCCTGGACCGCGCCTTTTGTACGCGTTGCGGTGTGAATACGACGCTCTCCCGAACGCGAGCCGGCCAGATCAACAAGCCGGCCAGTGAAAATCTCTGGGAGAATCCGGCAGAGGCGGGGTGTGAAGAGATCCGCTGTCATGATCTTATCACGGCGGTCTATCCCCACATGATCGCCCCTCTCCTGCCTGATAATTCTCCTCTAAGACGCCACGCGGTTGTCCGGTCCTATTTCTCCTCACGGGGGAGTCAGACCCAGCTCTCTATTGCCCGTGTCTACTATGGAAAGAGCGTCACCGATGAGCGTGAGATTACGGGGACACA
This portion of the Deltaproteobacteria bacterium genome encodes:
- a CDS encoding FAD-dependent oxidoreductase, with product MGASKEYDLVIVGAGLAGLTAAYTLKKLKPKTSILVIERSGTAGGLTGNWVDHRLGTNKKLQMPMHMIFNKYVNLVPLVEEIGGEMTPVFPGFTIITGDEVRHRLEMNDWTSRHLPPPFHSLGMFAKLKLPLRSKWGMMKLAAVATYCADKISHGIVEPPAVPNTLSLEGLGLLLHMDARSRHFMEAVTPSIYNTHPWYTSAPRIATVMAGTMTLHRNALHYRVFAKNYNSAFIDRFVEKIRRIGVEFRFWTEARRLESDTEGQKIKSVWIKSYGPEAAGSSRYMCDNCGAENYSLDRAFCTRCGVNTTLSRTRAGQINKPASENLWENPAEAGCEEIRCHDLITAVYPHMIAPLLPDNSPLRRHAVVRSYFSSRGSQTQLSIARVYYGKSVTDEREITGTHNPSFAFNGCQSVFNNFGAEDLGHRGDVIDVLLDVGIIQDAWNREEIVQRIIKDLNRVYPAAKPSLVENVSFAKIHPKVLYLTEQTAITGLHRSFNTHRTGVSNWYVAGCHSGMIGIGMESAVESGLATVNCLLEDAGQAERAEIRPYTVPLGSHLLGLFGRALLVWKGHALGLQRLR